The DNA sequence TTATGGATTGAGCCACCCTTCCGAAACTGAGAGCCAATTGATTCCGGAAGGGGAGCTAATATCAGGTGTGAATTTCTCCCAACGTCTTATTACAATCTTTTCTTGCAGATATCGGGATTTCCTGTTTTTCTTTCTCTTTATTGATATTTGCCCCGAAAAAATGTATCCAAAATCACGGGAAAACAGTAAAAAATTCCACAACTTGTTTCAAGCTTGACCCTTAAGATAGTAAGTGATATTTAATTGCTAAGAAAAATAGCGACAAAGAAGGTTAGTATGAAAATCGCAGCGTTACAGGGCAGTGCCAGAAAAAATGGAAACACAGCAAAAGTGCTGGCTTGGGTTCAGAGTGAACTGGAATCTTTGGGGCACAGTGTTGACAATATTTATTTGAGTTCAAAAAATCTGAATGGATGTCTTGCATGTAAAAAATGTAAGGAAAAGAGTAGTGAGATAGGCTGTGTTCAAAATGATGATGTAATTCCTATTTTAGAGAAAATGCTTGATTCCGACTTGGTGGTTTATGCATCCCCAATATATTTTTGGGGTTTTTCGGCGCAAATAAAAAATGTAATTGACAGAACTTACAGTTTGTATGCCAATTATCACCAGCCTGGTCATATCTCTTTGTTAGAAGGAAAAAGTACAGCTCTTTTGGTAACCGGAGCAGGGCCTTATGAAAACAATGCCGAAGGAATGATTGATGCGTTCAGGCGTATGCAAAAACCTCACAAATCTATCAGCGCAGGTGAATTGTATATCGGTCGCTGCACCACTCCCGAAGCTCTTGGCAAAGATATTAAACAGCAGAGCATTGACTTTGCCCAAAAAATTGCCGGTTAGCCAGTATTACCTTACACTTCGTAAGTGTAAGTGATGGTATTACACTCTGGTATTTAAACAGGCTAAAATCAAATAAATTGATTTATAGGAAATAATTTACCTGCCTCCATTTTTCCCTTCAACTATTTCTTCATATTTGGATGGATGTTATAAATCATGCAGTGAATAAATACGATACTCCACTTTATAATCATTGAATTTTCTGATAATTTTTTGTGATTTTTCTTTTAATTCATCCAAAGAAGCTTTCTTTGAGTCCAGCTTAACTTCTGCAAAAAAAAGCAGCTTCTCATAATCATTGACTCCAACAATATCAATCTCGTTTTTATTTCCTTTTTCCCAATAATTTCCGATGATATTAAAGTTTCTTTCCATAGTCAGCTTGGCTCTGAAATATTTCTCCAAAATTTTACCTGCATACGAATTAAAGTCACGTCTGACAACATCTTTTAAGTATTCATAA is a window from the Flexistipes sp. genome containing:
- a CDS encoding flavodoxin family protein translates to MKIAALQGSARKNGNTAKVLAWVQSELESLGHSVDNIYLSSKNLNGCLACKKCKEKSSEIGCVQNDDVIPILEKMLDSDLVVYASPIYFWGFSAQIKNVIDRTYSLYANYHQPGHISLLEGKSTALLVTGAGPYENNAEGMIDAFRRMQKPHKSISAGELYIGRCTTPEALGKDIKQQSIDFAQKIAG